The proteins below come from a single Corynebacterium cystitidis genomic window:
- a CDS encoding sensor histidine kinase, with protein MPSFSSRCVLDLVAATIAASTCLIGASTVARPFPYVLAALIFVAVLARRRWPLATVVALLAALTAAAFEPMLTPGVIVAACVASYIIFRDLTGTARLLTAIALYAGVFLAVTLVVGDISREPWQQRLLYVAWGLTFLTVFAMLGLLRQREEHSRTREVELSLARQREQFELQQAQQRTLIAHEIHDIVTHSLTAVVAQADGALYHPEPAAQQQALRTISTVARNSLREMRGVVEVLREGDSASAQPRASHTDIPSLLFDADALTTIGNPPNDLRDSTSLTLYRIAQEAITNARTHGTGPIEVTVRWSPTEVCLEVSNRVTGSSEPGTGLGIAGMRRRAQLLGGSLDVVDKHNRWYVTARLPLKEEP; from the coding sequence GTGCCTTCTTTTTCTTCGCGGTGTGTCCTGGATCTGGTGGCAGCAACAATCGCTGCGAGTACCTGCCTTATCGGCGCCTCCACGGTGGCACGCCCCTTCCCATATGTGCTGGCTGCGCTCATTTTCGTAGCAGTCTTGGCGCGCCGACGCTGGCCGCTGGCCACTGTTGTGGCGCTGCTGGCCGCGTTAACCGCCGCAGCTTTTGAACCCATGCTTACGCCTGGTGTGATCGTGGCAGCTTGTGTTGCCTCCTACATCATTTTCCGCGATCTCACCGGCACAGCGCGCCTGCTCACGGCCATCGCCCTCTACGCTGGGGTGTTCCTGGCGGTGACGCTGGTCGTTGGCGATATTTCGCGCGAGCCGTGGCAGCAACGCTTGCTGTATGTGGCGTGGGGGCTGACCTTCCTGACTGTTTTTGCCATGCTGGGGCTGCTGCGCCAGCGCGAGGAACACAGCAGGACCCGCGAAGTTGAGCTGTCGTTGGCTCGCCAGCGCGAACAATTTGAGTTGCAGCAAGCCCAGCAACGCACGCTGATCGCCCACGAAATTCACGATATTGTCACCCACTCACTCACCGCGGTTGTCGCCCAGGCTGACGGCGCGCTCTACCACCCCGAGCCCGCCGCTCAGCAGCAAGCGCTACGCACAATCAGCACGGTCGCACGCAATTCCCTGCGCGAAATGCGTGGTGTTGTCGAGGTCCTACGCGAGGGCGATTCCGCCTCAGCACAACCACGAGCCAGCCACACGGACATTCCTTCTTTGCTTTTCGACGCCGATGCACTCACCACCATCGGCAATCCCCCAAATGATCTGCGTGACTCTACGTCTCTGACGCTCTACCGGATTGCCCAGGAAGCCATCACTAATGCGCGCACCCACGGCACCGGACCAATCGAGGTCACTGTGCGGTGGTCACCAACAGAAGTGTGCCTGGAAGTAAGTAACCGGGTTACCGGCTCCAGCGAGCCTGGTACCGGGCTGGGGATAGCGGGAATGCGCAGGCGTGCGCAGTTGCTTGGGGGCAGCCTGGATGTCGTCGACAAGCACAATCGGTGGTACGTGACTGCGAGGCTGCCGTTGAAGGAGGAGCCGTGA
- a CDS encoding Txe/YoeB family addiction module toxin: MNISWSTHAWEDYVWWQQHDRKMLKRINQLIRDIIRNGTRGIGKPEPLKHDFSGYWSRRINEEHRLIYSIQDSTIFIAGCRYHY; this comes from the coding sequence ATGAATATTTCCTGGTCCACACACGCCTGGGAAGACTATGTGTGGTGGCAGCAGCATGACCGTAAAATGTTGAAGCGAATCAACCAGTTGATCCGCGATATTATCCGCAACGGCACTAGAGGCATCGGAAAACCGGAGCCTCTAAAGCATGATTTCAGTGGCTATTGGTCTCGACGCATCAATGAAGAGCACCGGTTGATCTATTCGATCCAGGATTCGACGATATTCATCGCCGGGTGTCGGTATCACTACTGA
- a CDS encoding type II toxin-antitoxin system Phd/YefM family antitoxin, whose protein sequence is MKTISFTESRNNYAAVMDSVIDDREPVVITRTGRDPVVMIALDDYNSLQETAYLMRSPENSKRLRESIAELEAGGGVVHELLDEEA, encoded by the coding sequence ATGAAAACCATATCTTTTACAGAATCACGCAATAACTACGCAGCTGTTATGGATTCCGTTATTGATGATCGGGAACCTGTCGTTATTACGCGTACCGGACGTGATCCAGTTGTCATGATCGCTCTAGATGATTACAACTCTCTGCAAGAAACTGCGTATCTTATGCGCTCGCCGGAAAACAGCAAACGCTTACGTGAATCCATCGCGGAGCTTGAAGCTGGCGGTGGTGTTGTCCACGAGCTGCTCGACGAAGAGGCATAG
- a CDS encoding ATP-binding protein, with amino-acid sequence MQPIPGSTIDDLDQQLSVDLLSRAREASPRLALVTDDDTLLRLMQVVSGSGELTLAGNYALGYYPQGPNPALAVTVAERLPENTHGNRTRDLERFEGPVPDLLHSVMAWAHTHLSRTQRMSSEGEMRDEYEIPLGAVREAVANALVHRDLGPFTLGVGQAIDIRLTPDALIISSPGGLKGLTVEALKGADLTRREVNQRLYALVRHLRTADGSRIIEGEGGGVQTQSTHQFRRSRSAFRLKRQQGPLRSKFACRRQRCAHGRQPGRSQHDL; translated from the coding sequence GTGCAGCCTATTCCAGGTTCGACAATAGATGACCTTGACCAGCAGCTTTCTGTGGATTTATTGTCCAGGGCCCGCGAAGCATCTCCCCGTTTAGCCCTGGTTACCGATGACGATACTCTCCTTCGCCTCATGCAGGTTGTCAGCGGCAGTGGCGAGTTAACTTTGGCTGGTAATTACGCGCTGGGCTATTATCCGCAAGGGCCTAACCCCGCTTTGGCTGTGACTGTCGCGGAACGCCTGCCAGAAAATACGCACGGCAACCGGACTCGTGATCTAGAGCGCTTTGAGGGGCCGGTCCCAGATCTGTTGCACAGCGTCATGGCGTGGGCGCACACTCACCTGAGTCGTACGCAGCGGATGTCGTCGGAAGGCGAAATGCGAGATGAATATGAAATCCCCCTGGGAGCTGTGCGTGAAGCGGTGGCCAATGCCTTGGTTCACCGCGATCTCGGGCCTTTCACCTTGGGGGTGGGCCAGGCTATCGATATTAGGCTCACACCCGATGCCTTGATCATCAGCAGTCCTGGAGGATTGAAAGGGCTTACTGTCGAAGCGCTGAAGGGTGCGGACTTAACCCGTCGGGAAGTTAACCAGCGACTGTATGCGCTGGTCCGTCATCTGCGCACTGCCGACGGCAGCCGGATCATCGAGGGAGAAGGCGGCGGTGTCCAAACACAGTCAACCCATCAGTTTCGGCGATCTCGTTCGGCTTTCCGGCTTAAGCGCCAGCAAGGTCCGTTACGCTCTAAATTCGCTTGTCGACGCCAACGTTGTGCACATGGAAGGCAGCCAGGGCGATCGCAACACGACTTATAG
- a CDS encoding chymotrypsin family serine protease, whose product MRIKTAVASIAAAFLATVSLPATQADASSIPGEALDGASVLSGHLNASAPEGTVVSQGDVIYALHGIGIDNSCTLGFIEREHHTAYTAGHCGIAGEPVFNQNKEVIGFVEASNFFTQFVNFLPQFAGIGDVARIRLLDHVVAGPNDLTGDTYVPVSEVRAGEPICLWGASSRETHCGTINHVRGTSLLVDAPGTVSGDSGGPAWIPGRGFVAVLSGWEETPQYGRHDKLASPDGL is encoded by the coding sequence ATGCGTATCAAAACGGCTGTTGCCTCCATCGCTGCGGCTTTTCTAGCGACCGTTTCCTTGCCCGCTACCCAAGCCGACGCCAGCAGCATCCCAGGAGAAGCCCTGGATGGTGCCTCCGTGCTCAGCGGCCATCTCAATGCCTCCGCACCAGAAGGCACCGTGGTCAGTCAGGGCGACGTAATCTACGCTCTCCACGGAATAGGCATCGACAATAGTTGCACTCTCGGCTTCATTGAACGTGAACACCACACCGCCTACACCGCCGGCCATTGTGGCATTGCTGGTGAACCAGTGTTTAACCAGAACAAAGAAGTGATCGGCTTTGTTGAAGCGTCCAATTTCTTCACCCAATTTGTTAATTTCTTACCCCAGTTTGCTGGCATCGGTGACGTCGCCCGCATCCGCCTTCTCGACCACGTTGTCGCTGGTCCCAACGATCTAACCGGTGATACTTACGTTCCCGTTAGTGAAGTCCGCGCAGGCGAACCGATCTGCCTGTGGGGTGCTAGCTCCCGGGAAACCCACTGCGGAACCATTAATCATGTGCGCGGCACTTCTTTGCTTGTCGACGCCCCAGGAACTGTCAGCGGTGATTCCGGTGGCCCAGCCTGGATCCCCGGCCGTGGCTTCGTGGCTGTCCTCTCTGGCTGGGAAGAAACCCCGCAATACGGTAGACACGACAAATTGGCTTCACCTGACGGGCTTTAG
- a CDS encoding ATP-binding protein translates to MSYRVRALDQRLDYLAQYFTAIAIEGPKAVGKTETALRRVGEVFRMDSADDRDRFLATDLLSKTEQNPILIDEWQLLPESWDIVRRTVDAGAPPGSIFLTGSATPAPGVTTHTGAGRIMTARLRPFGLCETTPEEDAISLGDLLTGETQIEAEATFTLDDYIRELATTGLPAASALPSHAQSDFLSGYVQRIVDRELPAQGYTVRNRQGLLSWLRAYARATGTDASYTQLLARATAGDGNAPSKRTTAVYREKLSEIWMVDPLPAWDSLFHLIPRQTVAPKHYLADVALSLYFAGIRPRQLNTSQNASRFGQFFESFAVHSARVAGSAHGLKASHVRTKGGEREIDLVLESRDGAVLAFEMKLAGRIRDEDVRHLTWLRDQLGEDLVEAVVLYTGRYAYRRPDGVAVIPLSLLRA, encoded by the coding sequence TTGTCATATCGTGTTCGCGCTCTCGACCAGAGGCTTGACTACCTTGCCCAGTATTTCACGGCTATTGCTATCGAGGGACCTAAAGCAGTCGGAAAGACTGAGACCGCTCTGCGCCGCGTGGGCGAAGTTTTTCGTATGGACTCCGCGGATGATCGGGACCGTTTCCTCGCCACCGATCTGCTTTCCAAAACGGAACAGAACCCGATTTTGATCGACGAATGGCAGCTTCTTCCTGAGTCGTGGGATATTGTTCGCCGCACAGTCGATGCTGGTGCCCCACCCGGCAGTATTTTCTTGACAGGTTCGGCCACACCTGCGCCAGGGGTCACCACCCACACTGGTGCGGGCAGAATCATGACCGCTCGGTTACGTCCTTTCGGTTTGTGTGAGACAACACCAGAAGAGGACGCAATCTCCTTGGGTGATCTACTCACTGGCGAGACACAAATCGAGGCCGAGGCTACTTTTACCCTGGATGATTACATCAGGGAATTAGCTACGACGGGCCTTCCTGCCGCGTCAGCACTTCCCTCTCACGCCCAGAGTGATTTTCTGTCTGGCTACGTTCAGCGCATTGTTGATCGTGAGCTTCCGGCGCAGGGCTATACGGTTCGCAACCGTCAGGGACTGTTGTCGTGGCTGCGTGCTTATGCCCGCGCGACTGGCACGGACGCGAGTTATACCCAGTTGTTGGCGCGGGCGACTGCGGGTGATGGCAATGCGCCGAGTAAACGGACAACCGCTGTGTATCGGGAGAAGTTGTCGGAGATTTGGATGGTGGACCCGCTGCCAGCATGGGATTCTCTGTTCCACCTCATTCCTCGCCAGACGGTCGCACCGAAACATTATCTTGCCGACGTTGCTCTGTCCTTATATTTCGCGGGCATCCGTCCCCGCCAGCTGAATACTTCTCAGAACGCGAGTCGCTTCGGTCAGTTCTTTGAGTCTTTCGCGGTGCATAGCGCGAGGGTCGCCGGCTCCGCTCACGGGTTGAAGGCCAGTCATGTGCGGACCAAGGGTGGTGAGCGCGAGATTGATCTTGTGCTCGAATCTCGCGACGGCGCTGTGCTCGCCTTCGAGATGAAGCTGGCCGGTCGCATCCGCGATGAAGATGTCCGCCACCTGACCTGGCTCCGCGACCAGCTCGGCGAAGACCTCGTTGAGGCAGTGGTGCTCTACACGGGTCGATACGCTTATCGACGCCCTGACGGTGTCGCCGTTATCCCACTGTCGCTCCTCAGGGCTTAG
- a CDS encoding ATP-binding protein encodes MKYLPRLADDDLAFRLKAKGAVLIEGPKWCGKTTTARAAATSVLSMDQPEMAAQYRQMAETAPTLLLEGETPRLIDEWQVAPTLWNTVRYEVDRRGEPGQFILTGSAMPVELDSATHTGTGRITRMRMRPMSLFESGDSTGHVSLRKLFDGDSPAATAQADLEEIAYLLARGGWPQAVTTKDRKAALFHARDYVDAVVSNDIRRVDSVKRDADKAERLLRSYGRHCATSASLETIRLDVLGDKDDTFDAKTLYNYIDALKKIFVIEDVPAWNPNVRSKTAIRTADTRFFVDPSIAVAALRLGPRDLIFDLNTMGLIFENLVVRDLRVYAELLDGAVYHYRDKSGLECDAVVHLRDGSYGLIEVKIGGDTAIEQGAESLKTLAAHIDTARMRPPAFLAVVTAVGPYAYPRPDGVKVIPITTFGP; translated from the coding sequence ATGAAGTATCTTCCACGGCTAGCAGATGACGATCTCGCTTTCCGTCTCAAGGCAAAAGGCGCGGTGTTGATTGAGGGCCCAAAGTGGTGTGGCAAAACGACGACAGCCCGCGCCGCAGCAACTAGTGTCTTGTCAATGGATCAGCCTGAAATGGCGGCTCAATACAGACAAATGGCAGAGACTGCTCCAACGCTTCTACTCGAAGGTGAGACTCCAAGGCTCATCGACGAATGGCAGGTGGCGCCGACGTTGTGGAATACGGTTCGCTACGAAGTGGATCGAAGAGGAGAGCCTGGACAGTTCATTCTGACCGGGTCTGCGATGCCCGTAGAACTCGATAGCGCTACACACACGGGTACAGGACGCATCACGAGAATGCGAATGCGTCCGATGAGTCTCTTTGAATCAGGCGACTCTACTGGCCATGTGTCTTTGCGGAAACTTTTCGATGGGGACTCTCCCGCAGCAACCGCTCAGGCCGATCTTGAGGAGATCGCCTACCTGCTCGCTCGTGGTGGATGGCCACAGGCGGTAACAACGAAGGATCGCAAAGCTGCGCTTTTTCATGCTCGGGATTACGTGGATGCTGTCGTCTCAAACGATATTCGCCGGGTTGATTCTGTAAAGAGGGATGCTGATAAGGCAGAACGTTTACTCCGTTCTTACGGCCGACATTGCGCTACGTCCGCCTCACTGGAGACCATACGATTGGATGTCTTAGGGGATAAAGACGACACTTTTGATGCGAAAACGCTCTACAACTACATTGACGCTTTGAAGAAGATATTCGTCATTGAAGACGTACCGGCGTGGAACCCCAATGTCAGGTCTAAGACTGCAATACGAACAGCTGATACACGATTCTTTGTTGATCCTTCCATTGCTGTCGCAGCACTACGCCTCGGTCCACGCGATTTGATCTTCGATCTCAACACGATGGGTTTAATATTTGAGAATCTTGTCGTTCGTGATCTTCGGGTTTACGCGGAACTTTTAGATGGCGCTGTCTACCATTATCGGGACAAGTCTGGGTTGGAATGTGATGCCGTCGTTCACCTGCGTGATGGATCTTACGGCTTGATTGAAGTAAAAATCGGTGGCGACACAGCTATCGAGCAGGGCGCAGAAAGCTTGAAAACACTCGCCGCCCATATCGATACAGCACGTATGCGACCACCCGCTTTTCTCGCAGTCGTCACCGCCGTCGGCCCTTACGCCTATCCCCGTCCAGACGGAGTCAAGGTCATACCCATTACAACCTTCGGCCCCTAA
- a CDS encoding ATP-binding protein — MSNPVANDVNERPPGTQHGLIGLRERVEGAQGVFTVGIVDEEFQVKAWMPW; from the coding sequence GTGTCTAACCCGGTGGCGAATGATGTTAACGAGCGCCCACCGGGCACGCAGCACGGCCTCATCGGCTTACGAGAGCGGGTCGAAGGAGCCCAGGGCGTTTTTACAGTCGGTATTGTCGACGAGGAATTCCAGGTGAAAGCGTGGATGCCGTGGTGA
- a CDS encoding response regulator transcription factor, producing the protein MVKLLIIDDDPLVVAGLRYILSRNFEIVGEGSDGDQAVDLVDKCKPDVVLMDIRMERVDGVEATKRILGRENPPKVIVLTTFDADEMVLRALQAGASGFLLKDTPPQNMITAIENVATGGRSLSPSVVEKVVHAATVQSGNTRRDVARAQLAGLSERELQVAQLVSAGLTNQEIADHLYFSAASVKATITRILDKLAVSNRVHIAIVVHDAELEQ; encoded by the coding sequence GTGGTGAAGTTATTAATTATCGACGATGACCCGCTGGTTGTCGCCGGGCTCAGATACATTTTGTCGCGCAATTTTGAGATTGTTGGCGAAGGTTCTGACGGGGATCAGGCCGTCGATTTAGTGGATAAGTGCAAACCCGATGTTGTTCTCATGGACATCAGGATGGAAAGGGTTGACGGGGTCGAGGCAACCAAAAGAATCCTCGGGCGCGAGAACCCGCCGAAAGTCATCGTCCTCACTACCTTCGACGCAGACGAGATGGTACTTCGTGCACTTCAAGCTGGTGCTTCGGGGTTTCTACTTAAAGACACCCCGCCGCAGAACATGATCACTGCGATAGAAAACGTTGCCACCGGCGGAAGATCATTGTCTCCGAGTGTCGTCGAGAAAGTTGTTCATGCAGCTACTGTCCAGTCAGGAAATACGCGCCGTGACGTTGCCCGCGCCCAACTGGCGGGACTGAGTGAGCGTGAACTTCAAGTCGCTCAGCTGGTGTCCGCCGGTCTAACAAACCAGGAGATCGCTGATCACCTGTACTTCTCAGCCGCATCTGTGAAAGCGACCATCACTCGAATCCTCGACAAACTCGCTGTAAGTAACCGGGTGCACATTGCGATTGTGGTCCATGACGCGGAACTGGAGCAATAA
- a CDS encoding nucleotidyl transferase AbiEii/AbiGii toxin family protein — protein MALTEEEFQQRVAELALHASAADNFLLAGGKALQAHGLSGRPTQDIDLFTNQHDLEKFELATDAVVSSLRHEGYNVVENLRNPGFARLEAVDEGTGMKVEIDLGIDWRSDSDGVLLPIGGVLSKDDVVASKTLALFGRAYARDLIDFDSILRSGLYDLPGLFVLAQEHDPGFDPRYFADALKAASRHGYREVMRYGLSLEQWQTITDRMVKIADDIMREL, from the coding sequence ATGGCCTTGACCGAAGAGGAGTTTCAACAACGGGTCGCTGAGCTAGCGCTTCACGCCTCAGCTGCCGACAACTTCCTTTTGGCCGGCGGAAAAGCTTTACAAGCACACGGACTTAGCGGCCGCCCAACCCAAGATATTGATCTCTTCACCAACCAACATGACCTTGAGAAATTTGAACTCGCAACAGATGCGGTCGTTTCGTCCTTGCGCCACGAGGGTTACAACGTAGTAGAAAATTTACGCAATCCAGGTTTCGCCCGGCTGGAAGCAGTCGATGAAGGAACCGGCATGAAAGTTGAAATAGACCTCGGTATTGACTGGCGGAGCGACAGTGACGGCGTCTTACTGCCTATCGGGGGTGTTCTGTCCAAGGACGACGTCGTCGCCTCAAAAACCCTCGCGCTCTTCGGGCGCGCGTATGCCCGAGATCTGATTGACTTCGACAGCATTCTACGTTCCGGTCTTTATGATCTTCCTGGCCTCTTCGTTCTTGCCCAAGAACACGATCCAGGTTTTGATCCCCGCTATTTCGCTGACGCGTTGAAAGCTGCATCCCGACATGGTTACCGTGAGGTCATGCGCTATGGACTCTCGCTGGAGCAGTGGCAGACTATTACCGACCGCATGGTCAAAATTGCTGACGATATCATGCGTGAGCTCTAA